A stretch of the Alnus glutinosa chromosome 6, dhAlnGlut1.1, whole genome shotgun sequence genome encodes the following:
- the LOC133870529 gene encoding EG45-like domain containing protein, giving the protein MGILNAQVLLTFGTIICFASTSYTYQGTASFYKAPYVPSACNGYRDDGIFIAGASDAVWKDGAACGKVYVVYCTGATNQAPQPCTDNLVAVRIVDYCPQGCRGTINLSEDAFSVIANLSAGVIKVEYYED; this is encoded by the exons ATGGGAATATTAAATGCTCAAGTTCTGCTTACCTTTGGCACCATCATATGTTTTGCTTCAACTTCATATACTTACCAAGGGACTGCCAGCTTCTACAAGGCTCCTTACGTTC CCTCTGCATGTAATGGATATAGGGATGATGGTATTTTTATAGCTGGAGCAAGTGATGCTGTATGGAAAGATGGAGCAGCATGTGGGAAAGTTTACGTGGTGTACTGTACTGGTGCCACAAACCAAGCACCACAACCTTGTACGGATAACCTTGTTGCGGTCAGAATTGTTGATTACTGTCCACAGGGATGCCGCGGAACCATTAATCTTTCAGAAGATGCTTTCTCTGTGATTGCTAATCTCAGTGCTGGAGTAATTAAGGTTGAGTACTATGAAGACTAA